Proteins co-encoded in one Candidatus Binatota bacterium genomic window:
- a CDS encoding MFS transporter, whose amino-acid sequence MIIEGKATRIEPLNFKTPQMRVFHMAWLAFFLCFFGWFGLAPMLVIIREDLGLTTDQIVTTNMLAVASAVIMRVFIGWCCDRVGPRLTYTWLMVLGSIPVMSVGLASSYETFLLMRVAIGALGASFVITQYHTSVMFAPNCVGTASAVTAGLGNSGAGATYLLMPLLFAVTLTAVGSEALAWRLVMIVPGVALAITGVAYYLLTTDAPEGNFSELRAQAIADGKKPHAQSSFLAVCSDYRVWALFAIYGLCFGVELLIDSQIALYLVDDFEMNLAMAGLVGGLFGAMGIFARPLGGMVADRFGARQGLRGRVFWLFIILFCEGVALMLFSRMTGPVPVVLCLAGVGLFVHACCGATYAIVPFVKPEANGLVSGIVGAGGNALAVALMFLFKPQLSGLAWSDAFLLTGTIVAAGSFLVLTVSFSPETERRVRREMAQRLGHAGVEPLPARA is encoded by the coding sequence ATGATTATTGAAGGAAAGGCCACGCGCATCGAACCATTGAACTTCAAGACACCGCAGATGCGGGTGTTTCACATGGCGTGGCTCGCTTTTTTCTTGTGCTTCTTCGGCTGGTTCGGGCTGGCACCGATGCTCGTGATAATACGCGAAGACCTGGGCCTGACCACCGACCAGATAGTGACCACCAACATGCTGGCGGTGGCCAGTGCTGTCATCATGCGCGTCTTCATCGGCTGGTGCTGCGACCGTGTAGGTCCGCGGCTGACTTACACCTGGCTGATGGTCCTGGGTTCTATCCCGGTGATGTCAGTCGGACTGGCGTCGAGCTACGAGACCTTTCTCCTCATGCGCGTGGCGATCGGCGCTCTCGGCGCATCGTTTGTCATTACCCAGTACCACACCTCGGTTATGTTCGCCCCCAACTGTGTGGGTACAGCGAGCGCGGTGACTGCCGGGTTGGGTAATTCAGGGGCGGGTGCGACCTACTTGCTCATGCCTCTTCTCTTCGCGGTCACGTTGACGGCAGTCGGTTCGGAGGCCCTGGCCTGGCGCTTGGTGATGATAGTGCCCGGGGTCGCGTTGGCGATCACCGGGGTAGCATATTACCTGCTGACCACGGACGCGCCCGAGGGCAATTTCTCCGAGCTACGCGCGCAGGCGATCGCCGACGGAAAAAAGCCCCACGCGCAGTCTTCCTTCCTCGCTGTCTGCTCTGACTACAGGGTGTGGGCGTTGTTCGCGATCTACGGACTGTGTTTCGGTGTCGAACTGCTGATCGATTCGCAGATCGCCCTTTACCTGGTCGATGACTTTGAGATGAACCTCGCGATGGCCGGTCTAGTCGGTGGCCTGTTCGGCGCTATGGGCATCTTCGCGAGGCCGCTGGGTGGAATGGTTGCAGATCGCTTCGGCGCCCGCCAGGGCCTCCGCGGCCGCGTGTTCTGGCTTTTTATTATTCTCTTCTGCGAGGGCGTCGCGTTGATGCTGTTCAGTCGCATGACTGGTCCGGTACCGGTGGTTCTTTGCCTGGCAGGCGTGGGCCTGTTTGTCCATGCCTGCTGCGGTGCCACCTACGCCATCGTACCGTTCGTCAAACCCGAGGCCAACGGTCTCGTGTCGGGCATAGTCGGCGCCGGTGGCAACGCGCTTGCTGTCGCATTGATGTTCCTGTTCAAGCCCCAGCTCAGTGGCCTGGCATGGTCCGACGCCTTCCTGCTGACAGGGACAATAGTCGCCGCGGGTTCGTTCCTGGTCCTCACGGTTTCCTTCAGCCCTGAAACCGAGCGGCGGGTACGCAGGGAAATGGCGCAAAGGCTGGGCCACGCTGGGGTAGAGCCCCTGCCGGCTAGGGCCTGA